CCGCCCGCACCAGCGGCAACCGGGTGGTGCAGGACGCCGTGATGGGCAGCCGGTCCAGCATCGCCAGCGGCGAGACAATCACCAAGCCGCTCAAGGAGGCCGACATCTTCCCGCCCATGGTGATCCAGATGATCAACGTGGGCGAGCAGACCGGCGGCCTGGACAACATGCTGGTCAAGATCGCGGATTTCTACGATGAGGAGGTGGACACCGCGGTGGAGTCGCTGACCGCGGCCCTGGAGCCGGTGATGATCGTGTTCCTGGGCCTCATCGTGGGCGGGATGGTGGTCTCGATGTACCTGCCGATCTTCGACCTCATCACCAAGATGCACTGAAACCGCGCCCACGGAGTGCCCGGCATGACAAGGCTGACCGCGTTGCTTCGCACCGCCTGGAAGCGGCCTGCGTTCTCCTACGTGCAGTTCATCAAGTGGTGGATGCTGCTGAGAGCGGCCCTGGTGACCACCACCCTGGCCGTGGTGTTTTTTTTCAGCCCCGCGGGCGGGACATCCAGTGCGGGCGGCAGCATTCTCGCTCCGGCTGTCACTGGGCTGACCCTGCTCGTCTCCTGGCTCTTCTACCGCTCCGTGCGACGGGATGACCCGCCCGAGATCGGCCTCTACCTGCAGTATTTCCTCGACATTTTCCTGATCAGCCTGCTCAACCTGATCGCCAAGCCGGCGGATGTAAGCTTTGTCCCGCTCTACCTGCTCACGATCACCCTTGCCGGGATACTGAGCCTGAGAACAGGGGCGCTGTTCGCCGCCAGCGCCGCGGCGCTGTTCTACCTGCCCGTGGGGCTGGGCGCGCTGAGCCTGGGGTTCACGTTCAGCCGCCAGTTCGAGGTGAACGTGTTCTACCTGAACGACAAGCGTATCTGGCTGAACGTGGGCCTGCAGGTGTTCCTGTTCTACATGATCGCCCTGGTGACCAGCCACCTGGGACGGCGCCTCCGCCGCACCGGGGGCGAGCTGGAGGACCTGCGCCGCGTGCTGCGCCAGCAGCGGGTGGACACGAGCGAGATACTGCGCAACATCGACACCGGCCTGATCACGGTCAACCCGGGGGGCACGGTGGTCTACGCCAACCCGGCGGCCTGCCGCATGCTGGCCCTGGAGCCCAGGCGCGCGCTGGGACGGAACTCCGGGGAGCTTTTCAGGTCGGTCTGCCCGGAGCTGAACGCCATGATCGAGCAGGCCGCCGGCAGCCGCGAGCGGCGGCTGATCCGCCTGGTGCGGTTCGAGACCGCGCGTGGCCCGCTGACCGTGGCGGTCAACCCCTCGCCCATGTTCGAGCAAGGGGGACGTCTGCGCGGGGTGTCGCTGATTCTGCAGGATGTGAGCCCCGAGCTGCGCGCCAGCGAGCTGGAGCAGCGCGCGGGCAAGCTGGAGGCCGTGGCCGAGCTTTCCGCCGCCCTGGCCCACGAGATCAAGAACCCCCTGGCCTCG
This genomic stretch from bacterium harbors:
- a CDS encoding PAS domain-containing protein, with the protein product MTRLTALLRTAWKRPAFSYVQFIKWWMLLRAALVTTTLAVVFFFSPAGGTSSAGGSILAPAVTGLTLLVSWLFYRSVRRDDPPEIGLYLQYFLDIFLISLLNLIAKPADVSFVPLYLLTITLAGILSLRTGALFAASAAALFYLPVGLGALSLGFTFSRQFEVNVFYLNDKRIWLNVGLQVFLFYMIALVTSHLGRRLRRTGGELEDLRRVLRQQRVDTSEILRNIDTGLITVNPGGTVVYANPAACRMLALEPRRALGRNSGELFRSVCPELNAMIEQAAGSRERRLIRLVRFETARGPLTVAVNPSPMFEQGGRLRGVSLILQDVSPELRASELEQRAGKLEAVAELSAALAHEIKNPLASIRSAVEMLREPAPSRHDGAEKKLMDCVIRESDRLSDLLRQFLQFASGSLGPLEAVRLGEAAATALEAALPHPDWRAGIEVELQPEAAEMCVRANAASL